A window of the Candidatus Hydrogenedentota bacterium genome harbors these coding sequences:
- a CDS encoding MerR family transcriptional regulator, translated as MENEEIPTRKYYKIGDVSKMLDVPPSTLRFWEKDFKQVRPMKNKKGDRIYSLKDIE; from the coding sequence ATGGAAAACGAAGAAATTCCAACACGTAAATATTATAAAATCGGCGACGTTAGTAAAATGTTGGATGTGCCCCCAAGTACACTTCGGTTTTGGGAAAAAGATTTTAAACAGGTGCGCCCAATGAAAAACAAAAAAGGCGACCGGATTTATTCTTTAAAAGACATTGAAA